The following are encoded together in the Pseudanabaena sp. FACHB-2040 genome:
- a CDS encoding winged helix-turn-helix transcriptional regulator — MSEALTEGTLFVQTTLKILGGKWKILILWHLKEETRRFSELKRLIPEITEKMLSQQLRELANDGIISRKAYSELPPKVEYSFTAYGKTLVPVLQALCNWGEEHLERLKAEIEEDS, encoded by the coding sequence ATGTCAGAAGCGCTGACTGAAGGTACCCTGTTTGTTCAGACAACGCTCAAGATTTTGGGTGGCAAATGGAAAATTTTAATCCTGTGGCACCTCAAAGAAGAGACCCGACGCTTTAGTGAATTGAAGCGTTTAATACCTGAAATTACCGAAAAAATGCTGTCACAGCAGCTAAGAGAGTTGGCCAATGACGGCATTATTAGCCGTAAAGCTTATTCAGAATTGCCGCCTAAAGTTGAGTATTCCTTCACCGCCTATGGCAAAACTTTAGTGCCAGTTTTGCAGGCACTCTGTAACTGGGGAGAGGAACATTTAGAGCGCCTGAAAGCTGAAATTGAGGAAGATAGTTGA
- a CDS encoding ATP-binding protein, whose amino-acid sequence MSDRTQTENALKESEERFRQLANAVPQMVWVVSANRELEYANDQWYEYSGLPPGKLDQPDQTLKSLHPEDRDGAVQVWYQAIEAGQPYQYECRIQRAVDRAYRWFLVRAVPSYDEHGQIVRWYGTSTDIDDRKRAEQEREQILERERIARAEAEAAQRQLATLFESASIGMALLDSNQRFVSINAALAEINGLSPEDHLGRTPVELFGHRNSTLVDICNEIYATGKPFTASNLEISLPYRTDRRPGYYSLHYLPMLRPTGEVESMLAYVIDITDRFRLEQAQRFLADSSQVLSSSLDYQTTLSSIARLVVPHLADWCSVHIIDEAGVTRRLAVAHVNPDKVAWADELEKRYPYDPNEPRGVPEVIRTGQSELYPEIPDHLLVEAAKDADHLQILREVGFSSVMIVPLLVQGRSLGAISFVAAESGRRYAQSDLELAEELGRRAALAVENAQLYARAQQDRDRAEAANRVKDEFLAVLSHELRSPLNPILGWAGLLRQGKLDPAKAAYAIETIERNAKLQVQLIEDLLDVSRILRGKLSFNKAPVNLALVIEAALETVKLAIEVKSIKVKTLVKAQPADPTNAPLFVLGDAARLQQVIWNLLSNAVKFTPVGGQIDVQMEQVGSQVQITVSDTGKGISADFLPYVFDYFRQADATTTRKFGGLGLGLAIVHHLVEMHGGTVGADSPGEGQGATFTVMLPILQTLQETEQAFEPPGLLLDLDGIKVLVVDDEADTREFVAFLLEQYGAKVTAVTSAREVLTILPQLSPDLLLSDIGMPETDGYMLLQQIRNLPPEMGGQVPAIALTAYAGEINYQRALAVGFQKHIAKPVEPAELVAAVANLTRLSRRTQMAR is encoded by the coding sequence ATGAGCGATCGCACGCAAACCGAGAACGCTTTGAAAGAAAGCGAGGAACGGTTTCGCCAGCTGGCAAATGCCGTCCCCCAAATGGTTTGGGTGGTCAGCGCCAATCGGGAACTGGAATACGCCAATGACCAGTGGTATGAGTACTCTGGGCTGCCGCCAGGAAAGTTAGATCAGCCCGATCAGACTCTCAAGTCCCTGCATCCTGAGGACAGAGATGGGGCTGTACAGGTCTGGTACCAAGCTATTGAAGCCGGGCAGCCTTACCAATATGAGTGCCGCATTCAGCGGGCCGTAGATAGAGCCTACCGCTGGTTTTTAGTTCGGGCTGTGCCCAGCTATGACGAGCACGGTCAGATTGTGCGATGGTACGGCACCTCAACCGATATTGACGATCGCAAACGCGCCGAGCAAGAGCGCGAACAAATTTTAGAGCGGGAACGGATAGCTCGGGCCGAGGCCGAAGCAGCTCAGCGGCAGCTAGCGACCCTGTTTGAATCTGCCTCCATTGGCATGGCTTTGCTCGACAGCAACCAGCGCTTTGTCTCAATTAACGCTGCCCTAGCAGAGATTAATGGGCTGAGCCCAGAAGATCACCTGGGCCGCACACCGGTAGAACTGTTCGGTCACCGAAATTCGACGCTAGTCGACATTTGTAACGAGATTTACGCAACCGGGAAGCCATTCACTGCCTCCAATCTTGAAATCAGCCTGCCTTACAGAACCGATCGTCGCCCTGGCTACTACAGCTTGCATTACCTACCCATGCTGCGCCCTACTGGCGAGGTGGAATCTATGCTGGCCTACGTTATTGACATTACAGATCGGTTTCGTTTAGAACAGGCCCAACGGTTTCTAGCCGATTCTAGCCAGGTGCTTTCGTCCTCGCTAGACTACCAAACGACTCTGAGCAGCATTGCTCGACTGGTCGTACCGCACTTGGCCGACTGGTGCAGCGTTCATATTATCGATGAGGCTGGAGTGACCCGGCGGCTGGCCGTAGCCCACGTCAACCCGGATAAAGTCGCTTGGGCAGATGAACTGGAAAAACGCTATCCTTATGACCCCAACGAACCTCGGGGTGTGCCCGAAGTCATTCGTACCGGGCAGTCCGAACTCTACCCTGAAATTCCAGATCACCTGCTGGTAGAAGCCGCTAAAGATGCTGACCACCTGCAAATTTTGCGGGAGGTCGGCTTTAGCTCAGTCATGATTGTGCCCCTGCTGGTGCAGGGGCGATCGCTAGGCGCAATTTCGTTTGTGGCTGCAGAGTCGGGCCGACGCTACGCCCAGAGCGACTTAGAACTAGCCGAAGAGCTAGGTAGACGGGCCGCCCTAGCCGTCGAAAATGCTCAACTCTACGCCCGGGCCCAGCAGGATCGCGATCGCGCCGAAGCCGCCAATCGGGTGAAGGATGAATTTTTAGCGGTGCTGTCCCATGAGCTTAGGTCGCCGCTCAACCCCATCTTGGGTTGGGCCGGACTGTTGCGCCAGGGCAAACTAGACCCCGCCAAAGCAGCCTATGCCATAGAAACCATCGAGCGCAACGCCAAGCTTCAGGTGCAGCTCATTGAAGACTTGCTAGACGTGTCGCGCATTTTGCGTGGCAAGCTGAGCTTCAACAAAGCCCCAGTCAATCTCGCTTTGGTCATTGAAGCTGCGCTAGAAACCGTGAAGCTAGCCATAGAAGTTAAGTCTATTAAAGTTAAAACCCTAGTAAAAGCGCAGCCTGCAGATCCGACAAACGCTCCCCTTTTCGTTTTAGGAGATGCTGCCCGTCTACAGCAGGTGATCTGGAATCTCCTTTCCAACGCAGTCAAGTTTACGCCAGTCGGCGGGCAGATAGATGTGCAGATGGAGCAAGTGGGCTCTCAAGTGCAGATCACCGTCAGCGATACGGGGAAAGGTATTTCTGCCGACTTTTTGCCCTATGTATTTGACTACTTCCGTCAGGCTGATGCTACGACCACCCGCAAGTTCGGTGGGTTGGGCCTGGGTTTGGCGATTGTTCACCATCTAGTCGAGATGCACGGCGGCACTGTTGGTGCCGATAGCCCAGGTGAGGGGCAGGGGGCGACTTTTACTGTTATGCTGCCTATCCTGCAAACTTTGCAAGAAACCGAGCAAGCCTTTGAGCCGCCGGGGCTGTTGCTAGATCTCGATGGCATCAAGGTTCTAGTCGTTGACGATGAGGCCGACACTAGAGAATTTGTCGCCTTTTTGCTAGAGCAGTACGGGGCTAAAGTTACAGCGGTGACTTCAGCCAGAGAGGTGCTAACGATTTTGCCTCAGCTCAGCCCAGATCTACTGCTTAGCGATATTGGCATGCCAGAAACAGACGGCTATATGCTGCTCCAGCAGATTAGAAACCTGCCCCCAGAAATGGGCGGGCAGGTTCCGGCAATTGCTCTTACGGCCTACGCCGGAGAAATCAACTACCAGCGTGCTCTGGCCGTGGGTTTTCAAAAGCACATCGCTAAGCCTGTAGAACCTGCAGAGTTGGTTGCTGCTGTCGCCAACTTAACTAGGCTTAGCCGCCGAACTCAGATGGCGCGCTAG
- a CDS encoding alpha/beta hydrolase: MQGSKIGLRLRWLRTGLWGPLRLAALLTTAALLLPGPSRAAERIQFFLGPFEPTIYVEDLEQFAATGQINQRFAPFANRLSASQLNELRTVLNSRFNLNQTTIGELAYSPVGVRLLRQLGQVVQTDNRLNGFSALRASVILAASDAEGLTIINLLRQFPLDTIQINYPLLQQLIQENRQFFQARDRTVAALRAAALQEATSLPDASSLDPRQPGPTTWEKRALAIENSLRLFSSRAELYLPSSPGSTVTIPVVIISHGAASRRTTFAYLAEHLASHGYAVVALDHEDNADRFERFLLGIDGAPNPAILINRPRDVTAALDALEVLAETDPLIRRLNLTEVGVIGQSLGGYTALAVAGATLNPAALAASCPSPAQDLPSLNLSMLVQCDLLEAQIELPTSLRDERVSSAIAINPLTSKIFGEAGLNQVQIPVMVIANTHDYLTPALPEQIEPFAWLSSPNKHLVVVEQGTHFSFLGDNTGGGVLPLPAGLQGPPSTAAHPYLRALSLAFFNRYSLGQPEATAYLSQPYLETFDQDPFRVTIVRDVP; this comes from the coding sequence ATGCAAGGGTCAAAGATTGGCTTACGGTTGCGATGGTTAAGGACTGGCCTTTGGGGGCCATTGCGCCTAGCTGCCCTGCTGACCACCGCTGCCTTGCTTTTGCCTGGCCCTAGTCGTGCCGCCGAGCGAATTCAGTTTTTCTTAGGCCCCTTTGAGCCCACTATCTACGTCGAAGATCTAGAGCAATTTGCCGCTACCGGCCAGATTAACCAGCGCTTCGCCCCCTTTGCCAATCGCCTCAGCGCTAGCCAACTTAATGAGCTGCGGACGGTACTAAACTCGCGTTTCAACTTGAACCAGACAACCATTGGCGAGCTGGCTTACTCCCCGGTTGGGGTGCGGCTGCTGCGGCAACTGGGCCAGGTAGTGCAGACCGATAATCGGCTAAACGGCTTTTCAGCCCTACGGGCCAGCGTGATTTTAGCCGCCTCTGACGCAGAAGGCCTGACGATAATCAACCTGCTACGCCAGTTCCCCCTCGACACCATTCAGATCAACTACCCGCTATTGCAGCAGCTGATCCAGGAAAACCGCCAGTTCTTTCAAGCGCGCGATCGCACCGTAGCAGCTTTACGGGCAGCGGCTCTGCAAGAGGCCACCAGCCTGCCCGATGCCTCTTCCCTCGATCCTCGTCAGCCCGGCCCTACGACTTGGGAAAAACGCGCCCTCGCCATTGAAAATTCGCTGCGGCTGTTCTCCTCAAGGGCAGAGTTATATTTGCCTAGTTCACCAGGCTCTACAGTGACCATCCCTGTCGTTATTATTAGCCACGGAGCAGCCTCTCGCCGCACGACCTTTGCTTACCTGGCAGAGCACCTGGCCTCTCACGGATACGCAGTGGTGGCCCTCGACCACGAAGACAACGCCGATCGCTTTGAGCGCTTTTTACTGGGTATTGATGGGGCTCCTAATCCGGCAATATTAATCAACCGTCCTCGCGACGTGACGGCAGCTTTAGATGCCCTAGAAGTGCTGGCCGAAACCGACCCCCTGATCCGTCGTCTAAACTTGACGGAGGTCGGCGTCATCGGCCAATCGCTGGGCGGATACACGGCTTTGGCGGTAGCTGGAGCGACCCTCAACCCAGCAGCGCTGGCGGCAAGCTGCCCTAGCCCAGCGCAGGACTTGCCTTCTTTAAACCTGTCGATGCTGGTGCAGTGTGATCTGCTCGAGGCTCAAATTGAGCTGCCCACTTCGCTGCGAGATGAGCGGGTGAGCAGTGCGATCGCAATCAACCCCCTAACCAGCAAAATTTTTGGGGAAGCGGGTCTAAACCAAGTGCAAATTCCGGTGATGGTGATTGCCAATACCCACGACTACCTCACCCCTGCTCTGCCGGAGCAGATTGAGCCCTTCGCCTGGCTCTCTAGCCCCAACAAGCACTTGGTCGTGGTAGAGCAGGGCACCCACTTTTCCTTCTTAGGGGACAACACTGGTGGTGGGGTTTTGCCCTTGCCCGCAGGCTTGCAAGGCCCTCCTAGCACCGCTGCCCACCCCTACCTGCGGGCGCTCAGCCTGGCCTTTTTCAACCGCTACAGCCTAGGCCAGCCCGAAGCCACTGCCTATCTTAGTCAGCCTTACTTAGAAACCTTTGACCAGGATCCCTTTCGCGTCACCATTGTTCGAGACGTGCCCTAA
- a CDS encoding DUF2721 domain-containing protein, translating to MQLTTPALLFPAISLLLLAYTNRFLVLAQLIRQLHGSDREHVRDLVQRQIYNLRQRIVLIRRMQALGVSSFIVCTLSMFALFVNYQMLAEYLFGLSLLLLVASLLVSLYEIAISTRAIEVELEDLDLGCRIRK from the coding sequence ATGCAGCTCACGACCCCTGCGCTCTTATTCCCGGCCATTTCCCTGCTGCTGCTGGCCTACACCAATCGCTTTTTGGTGCTGGCCCAGCTGATTCGTCAGCTACATGGCTCTGATAGAGAACACGTCCGAGATCTGGTGCAGCGGCAGATCTACAACCTGCGGCAGCGGATTGTTTTGATCCGCCGAATGCAGGCTCTGGGCGTGTCTAGCTTTATTGTTTGCACGCTGTCAATGTTTGCCCTGTTTGTTAACTACCAGATGCTGGCAGAATACCTGTTTGGGTTGAGCCTGCTGCTGTTGGTGGCTTCTCTACTGGTGTCGCTGTACGAGATTGCCATTAGTACTCGAGCCATTGAAGTGGAGCTAGAAGACCTTGATCTGGGCTGCAGGATCAGAAAGTAG
- a CDS encoding SDR family oxidoreductase gives MQVEGAIALVTGANGGLGRYYVEGLRSLGAAKIYAAARKLNALTDLVNLDPDRIVPVQLDIVDEAAVQQAALRYQDVNLLVNNAGVGLNQGLIAANDLSAARAEMDVNYFGTLIMCRAFAPILQQNGGGAIVNMLSMVARVNLPFNGSYGASKAAVLALTQAVRAELAAQQTLVVGVLPATIDIGMGKGFPDPKVSPEEVVRDALQAVIDETEEVYPGEQAKQLNAQFLQDPKVVEKMVASFLPA, from the coding sequence ATGCAAGTTGAAGGCGCGATCGCATTGGTTACAGGAGCCAACGGTGGCTTGGGTCGATACTACGTGGAGGGGTTGCGATCGCTAGGGGCGGCCAAAATTTATGCCGCTGCTCGCAAGCTAAATGCCCTGACGGACCTGGTCAATCTCGACCCTGACCGAATTGTGCCCGTTCAGCTAGATATCGTCGATGAGGCTGCGGTGCAGCAGGCAGCCCTAAGATACCAGGACGTAAACTTGTTAGTGAACAATGCCGGAGTTGGCCTCAACCAGGGGCTAATTGCCGCAAACGACCTGTCTGCTGCCAGAGCCGAAATGGATGTCAACTACTTCGGTACGCTAATCATGTGCCGAGCCTTTGCCCCAATCTTGCAGCAAAATGGCGGCGGTGCCATTGTCAACATGCTGTCGATGGTGGCACGGGTAAACCTGCCTTTCAACGGTAGCTATGGAGCCTCCAAAGCGGCGGTACTAGCGCTGACCCAGGCAGTGCGGGCAGAACTGGCGGCGCAGCAAACTCTCGTTGTCGGTGTGCTGCCTGCCACCATCGATATTGGTATGGGCAAGGGCTTTCCTGACCCCAAAGTATCGCCCGAGGAAGTGGTGCGCGATGCCCTGCAGGCCGTGATCGATGAGACCGAGGAGGTCTATCCAGGTGAGCAGGCCAAGCAGCTCAATGCTCAGTTCCTGCAAGATCCCAAGGTGGTGGAAAAGATGGTCGCTAGCTTTTTACCCGCTTAA
- a CDS encoding NAD(P)/FAD-dependent oxidoreductase: protein MANEPDILIIGAGIAGLAAGCYAQMNGYRTQIFESNTEPGGLCTAVQRQGYTFDSCIHYLFGSGPGQPFHSLWQELGAVQNRQFVNHEEFTRVVEPGGKTLIAYCNPDRLGQHLLSLSPADSQPIKAFCDGVRTFKNFDLSLFQQKPKALMGPGDWAGLIKRLLPFARSLGKWGMLPLTEFVTQFQDPFLKRALPQVFPLPGIPSMVAMSLLAYLDNGNAGFPVGASLDFARALERRYLGLGGEIHYGSRVERILIENDQAVGIRLDDGAEHSAQRVISACDGRSTLFNMLGGQYLNRPIQELYDGHMPVYSQLQVSLGVNRDCSDQPHWVTYLLDEPIAIAGETRSEISVKHYCFDPSLAPPGKSVMMILMTTTYDYWHRTYGRSPEGTAAIQEANALVDRLEPFYPGLKADIEHMEVTTPLTYERQTGNWQGASNGWVLNKDTLPQMVKGLPKTLPGLRRFYMVGQWTELGGGVPIVAMSGRNTIQQICHEDRRRFEASIPK from the coding sequence ATGGCTAACGAACCGGACATTCTCATTATTGGAGCGGGTATTGCGGGGCTAGCCGCCGGTTGCTACGCCCAGATGAACGGTTACCGCACCCAGATTTTTGAGTCAAATACGGAACCTGGCGGCCTTTGCACCGCTGTGCAGCGCCAGGGCTATACCTTCGATAGCTGCATTCACTACCTGTTTGGCTCTGGTCCCGGCCAGCCCTTCCATAGCCTTTGGCAAGAACTGGGAGCCGTGCAAAATCGCCAGTTTGTCAACCACGAAGAGTTTACCCGGGTCGTAGAACCTGGTGGCAAGACCCTAATTGCCTACTGCAACCCTGACCGACTAGGACAGCACTTGCTGTCGCTATCGCCTGCTGACAGCCAGCCCATCAAAGCCTTTTGTGATGGGGTTAGAACCTTCAAAAACTTTGACCTGTCGCTCTTTCAGCAAAAGCCTAAGGCGCTGATGGGGCCGGGAGACTGGGCTGGGCTGATAAAGCGGCTGCTGCCCTTCGCCCGCTCTCTGGGCAAGTGGGGCATGTTGCCGCTGACAGAATTTGTCACCCAATTTCAAGATCCTTTCCTTAAAAGGGCGCTGCCGCAGGTGTTTCCTTTGCCGGGCATTCCCTCGATGGTAGCAATGTCTCTGCTAGCCTACCTGGATAACGGCAATGCCGGATTTCCAGTGGGGGCATCGCTCGATTTTGCCCGCGCCCTTGAGCGCCGCTATCTGGGCCTAGGCGGTGAGATTCACTATGGCTCTCGGGTTGAGCGGATCTTGATTGAGAATGATCAAGCCGTGGGCATTCGGCTTGATGATGGGGCAGAGCACTCAGCACAGCGGGTAATTTCAGCCTGTGATGGCCGCAGCACTTTATTTAATATGCTAGGCGGGCAATACCTCAATCGCCCAATTCAAGAGCTTTACGACGGTCACATGCCGGTTTATTCTCAGCTGCAGGTTTCGCTGGGGGTGAACCGCGACTGCTCTGACCAGCCCCACTGGGTGACCTATCTGCTGGATGAGCCGATTGCGATCGCAGGCGAAACCCGCTCCGAAATCAGCGTTAAGCACTACTGCTTTGATCCGTCTCTAGCCCCTCCGGGCAAGTCCGTGATGATGATCCTAATGACCACGACCTACGACTACTGGCACCGTACCTATGGGCGCTCCCCCGAAGGAACCGCAGCCATCCAGGAAGCAAACGCCTTAGTAGATCGGCTAGAGCCGTTTTACCCTGGCCTCAAAGCCGATATTGAACATATGGAGGTGACAACGCCCCTTACCTACGAGCGCCAAACAGGCAACTGGCAAGGCGCAAGCAATGGTTGGGTGCTCAACAAAGACACTCTGCCCCAAATGGTCAAAGGATTGCCCAAAACCCTGCCCGGCCTGCGCCGCTTCTACATGGTAGGGCAGTGGACCGAGCTCGGCGGTGGAGTGCCCATTGTGGCGATGTCGGGCCGCAATACGATCCAGCAAATTTGCCACGAGGACCGCCGGAGGTTTGAGGCCAGCATTCCAAAGTAG
- a CDS encoding amidase family protein codes for MINLVKKAVYLTALPATVLVFSSDAIAFTFNLSEATVDSLQAGFESGAVTCTEITQLYLNRIDAFDDQGPTLKAIVATNPNALSIAADLDAKYAAGGPVGSLHCVPVVLKDNYDTFDMPTTAGALALEGFFTGEDAFQVAKLREAGALILAKSNLSEFAFSFTSTSSLGGTTVTPYDPARNAGGSSGGTGAAIAANFGILGFGTDTGGSIRVPSSFNSLVGVRPTIGLSSRSGIVPLALSQDVGGPMTRTVKDAALALNVTVGFDPEDPATAGSIGKLPEDYTAFLDSEGLQGARIGVVREVFGLDSNPESAKTNAVINQAIDALVGLGAAVEDVTIPNLAEILSFPSLSGFEFKRDLNAYLAARPVPPSGVRTLGDILDSGLYLEEFEAAYIDRNNRPAPEDDPAYVEIITTRPGLTQSSLLTALTGFDALIYPSVASPANILGEPLASGAGNRLSPFSGFPAVTVPAGFTEDGLPVGLEFLGRAYDEPTLLKLTYAFEQGTRFRTPPRTTPSLAGEKIPEPGFAVALFVVASGAIALRRQPS; via the coding sequence ATGATCAATCTTGTCAAAAAAGCGGTTTATCTGACGGCTCTGCCCGCTACAGTCTTAGTCTTTAGCTCAGATGCGATCGCATTTACCTTCAACCTATCAGAAGCAACTGTTGACAGCCTTCAGGCGGGGTTTGAGTCAGGGGCGGTTACCTGTACTGAGATCACTCAGCTCTACCTCAACCGCATTGATGCTTTTGACGATCAAGGCCCAACGTTAAAGGCCATCGTCGCAACCAATCCCAATGCCCTCAGCATTGCGGCTGATCTAGATGCCAAGTACGCCGCTGGCGGCCCAGTGGGTTCTCTGCACTGCGTTCCTGTCGTGCTGAAGGACAACTACGATACTTTTGACATGCCCACAACGGCAGGCGCACTGGCCCTGGAAGGATTTTTTACTGGAGAAGACGCTTTTCAAGTCGCTAAACTGCGGGAAGCAGGGGCGCTGATTTTGGCAAAGTCCAACCTGTCTGAGTTTGCGTTTTCCTTTACCAGCACTAGTTCGCTGGGCGGCACAACGGTCACTCCCTACGACCCAGCCCGCAATGCTGGCGGCTCTAGCGGCGGTACTGGGGCTGCGATCGCAGCTAACTTTGGCATTCTCGGCTTTGGCACCGACACAGGCGGTTCGATTCGAGTGCCTTCTTCTTTTAACAGCCTCGTTGGGGTACGCCCGACCATCGGCCTATCGAGCCGATCGGGCATTGTGCCCCTAGCCCTGTCGCAGGACGTGGGTGGGCCCATGACCCGCACCGTCAAAGATGCCGCGCTGGCCCTGAACGTGACCGTGGGCTTTGACCCAGAAGACCCGGCGACCGCAGGCAGCATCGGCAAACTCCCAGAAGATTACACGGCCTTCCTCGACTCTGAAGGGCTACAGGGAGCCCGTATTGGAGTTGTGCGCGAAGTCTTTGGCCTCGACTCTAACCCAGAGAGTGCCAAAACCAATGCGGTAATCAATCAAGCTATTGATGCTCTGGTCGGTCTGGGCGCAGCCGTTGAGGATGTCACCATTCCTAACTTGGCAGAAATTTTGTCCTTTCCCAGCCTCAGTGGGTTCGAGTTTAAGCGGGATTTGAACGCTTACTTAGCAGCACGGCCCGTACCGCCTTCGGGGGTACGAACCCTGGGCGACATTCTCGACAGCGGCCTTTACCTAGAGGAATTTGAGGCGGCTTATATCGATCGCAACAACCGACCTGCCCCCGAAGATGACCCTGCCTACGTCGAGATCATCACCACCCGTCCGGGGTTGACCCAGTCCTCCCTGCTGACGGCCCTAACTGGGTTTGATGCGTTGATTTATCCCTCTGTAGCCAGCCCTGCCAACATTTTGGGTGAACCGTTAGCCTCTGGGGCTGGCAACCGACTCAGCCCGTTCTCCGGCTTTCCGGCTGTAACCGTGCCAGCAGGCTTTACTGAAGACGGCCTACCGGTGGGGCTGGAGTTTTTGGGTCGGGCCTATGATGAGCCGACGCTGCTGAAGCTGACCTATGCTTTTGAGCAGGGCACCCGCTTCCGCACCCCGCCCCGCACTACACCCTCGCTAGCAGGGGAAAAGATCCCTGAACCGGGCTTTGCCGTGGCGCTGTTTGTTGTGGCCTCAGGAGCAATAGCGCTGCGCCGCCAGCCCTCATGA
- a CDS encoding tetraprenyl-beta-curcumene synthase family protein produces MAIPASPLSLITAAHFKVLPAVRRCLSTWTLQAQKIPNLELRHQALASLETKKFHCEGGGLYSLLAKSHWYEAINFIVAYQTISDYLDNLCDRSTSLDPEDFRALHESLLHALMPDSPSTNYYRVRDDQEDGGYLKSLVSTCQASLRKIPNYSRIAPTLQQLASYYCDLQVHKHVRVEERVPRLKNWFSRYQDKLPDLSWYEFSASAGSTLGVFCLVSSAFDGDFSEDQTKQVERSYFPWVQGLHILLDYLIDQQEDRANGDLNFCFYYPNKDEMMGRFRHFLEQATQSVARLPHARFHKMINQALLGVYLSDHKVQEQPEIQLMAQNLIKLGGRPASFFYWSRLGISQLGASPKAVESYEHAGT; encoded by the coding sequence ATGGCTATTCCAGCTTCTCCCCTGAGCCTAATCACTGCGGCTCACTTTAAAGTTTTGCCAGCCGTCCGGCGCTGCTTAAGTACGTGGACCTTACAGGCTCAAAAAATTCCAAACTTGGAGCTGCGCCACCAAGCTTTAGCCAGCCTCGAAACTAAGAAGTTTCACTGCGAGGGAGGCGGGCTCTATAGCCTACTAGCCAAAAGTCACTGGTACGAAGCCATCAACTTCATAGTGGCCTACCAGACCATTAGCGATTATCTGGACAATTTGTGCGATCGCAGTACCTCCCTAGACCCCGAAGACTTCCGGGCCTTGCACGAATCGCTGCTCCACGCATTAATGCCTGACTCCCCCAGCACCAACTATTACCGGGTTCGAGACGACCAGGAAGATGGCGGCTATCTAAAGAGCCTAGTAAGCACCTGCCAGGCTAGCCTTCGCAAGATTCCAAACTACTCCAGAATCGCTCCTACTTTGCAGCAGTTAGCTAGCTACTACTGCGACCTTCAGGTTCACAAACACGTCCGGGTAGAAGAGCGAGTACCCCGTCTAAAAAACTGGTTTTCTCGCTACCAAGACAAACTGCCCGACTTGAGCTGGTATGAATTTTCGGCCTCTGCCGGTTCAACCCTGGGCGTTTTTTGCCTAGTCTCTTCCGCCTTTGATGGCGATTTTTCAGAAGACCAAACAAAACAGGTTGAACGCAGCTACTTCCCCTGGGTGCAGGGTCTGCATATCCTACTGGACTATCTGATTGACCAACAGGAAGATCGCGCCAATGGTGACTTAAATTTCTGCTTTTATTACCCCAACAAAGACGAAATGATGGGTCGATTCCGGCATTTTTTAGAGCAGGCTACCCAAAGCGTTGCCAGACTGCCCCACGCCCGCTTTCACAAAATGATCAATCAAGCTCTGTTAGGCGTTTACCTATCAGACCACAAGGTGCAGGAGCAGCCGGAGATTCAGCTAATGGCCCAAAACCTCATCAAGCTAGGAGGAAGACCTGCCTCTTTCTTTTACTGGAGCCGCCTGGGGATTTCCCAATTGGGAGCAAGCCCAAAAGCAGTAGAGAGTTACGAGCACGCTGGCACCTAG